A genomic window from Streptomyces sp. MST-110588 includes:
- a CDS encoding metallophosphoesterase, producing the protein MIVIAHLSDTHLDNTPRSTERARAVMAYLEALPYDLDAVLVTGDIADHGRPAEYELSRRVLASRHPVFLCPGNHDVRTAFRKVLLDGGSTEAEGREGEPVNRIHRTRKAVFLLCDSTIPGQDDGRLDDGTLGWLASALRETRDEGLPVFVAFHHPPVDLHTPPIDAIRQSGEHRLAGLVADAPHVVAFLCGHAHTAAATTFAGRPLLVAPGVVSTVRLPWEYGAAEEEFVDHRLPPALAFHVLGDDGRLTTHYRTVPTDGHAGASGASGAESGAA; encoded by the coding sequence ATGATCGTCATCGCTCACCTCAGCGACACCCACCTCGACAACACCCCGCGCAGCACCGAGCGGGCCCGGGCCGTCATGGCGTACCTGGAGGCACTGCCGTACGACCTGGACGCGGTGCTGGTCACCGGGGACATCGCCGATCACGGCCGGCCGGCCGAGTACGAGCTCTCCCGCCGGGTGCTCGCCTCGCGGCACCCGGTGTTCCTCTGTCCCGGCAATCACGACGTCCGTACGGCCTTCCGGAAGGTGCTGTTGGACGGCGGCAGTACGGAAGCGGAGGGGAGGGAAGGGGAACCCGTCAATCGGATTCATCGCACACGCAAAGCCGTCTTCCTGCTCTGTGACTCCACGATCCCCGGGCAGGACGACGGCCGGCTGGACGACGGCACGCTCGGCTGGCTGGCGTCCGCCCTCCGGGAGACCCGGGACGAGGGACTGCCGGTCTTCGTGGCGTTCCACCACCCGCCGGTGGACCTGCACACGCCGCCGATCGACGCCATCCGGCAGTCCGGCGAGCACCGCCTCGCCGGACTGGTCGCCGACGCACCCCACGTCGTGGCGTTCCTGTGCGGCCATGCGCACACGGCCGCGGCCACCACCTTCGCCGGCCGGCCCCTGCTGGTGGCGCCGGGCGTGGTCTCCACCGTCCGGCTGCCCTGGGAATACGGCGCGGCGGAGGAGGAGTTCGTCGACCACCGGCTGCCGCCCGCCCTCGCCTTCCATGTCCTCGGCGACGACGGGCGGTTGACCACCCACTACCGCACCGTGCCGACCGATGGCCACGCCGGCGCGTCCGGCGCATCCGGCGCGGAATCCGGAGCCGCCTAG
- a CDS encoding serine/threonine-protein kinase, with translation MAESRLIQGRYRLLDLIGRGGMGEVWRARDESLGRQVAVKCLKPMGPQHDPSFMRVLRERFRREARVAAALQHRGITVVHDFGEDDGILYLVMELLNGRNLSQLLEDNRHHPLPLPDFADIAEQVAAALAYTHEQGIVHRDLKPANIVRIADGTVKICDFGIARLGHDIGFTARLTGTGIAMGTPHYMSPEQIGGGTVDHRSDLYSLGCVLYELSTGVPPFDLDDAWAVLVEHRDTAPEPLRTHRPELSEAYERIVLDLLAKDPEDRPRDAAELAKRLAFARGAQGRAREDGKGPPPGVRSPSRWTSPSGPLSLSGETGGAGRRANSSADRADGTVATDGAGGTYGAGGTYGAGRADEEQRADEEEKADVAVSRPSGRRPGPPAATVLDPAASAAPRDFDGAAPSPPGAVRRRLPTWTRGMTTGSAAGGPRPPGASPPGRAAELTDFWTGGPPPPAGTDASPAEDSRRPAPSPEHLAVLAGRHNAGLSLGRLGRWEEAGAVHRAVAAEREYALGPDHPDTLASHFEVAFTLSRSGRAADALRLYERVAAGRERVLGADHGDTLAARQETAYALGRLGRHFEAHQVYVSVLAARERTMGPDHPDTLRCRHNLAFNLSRLGRLEDSYRMACDVAGARARVLGSQHPDTLVTRYEVAYVLGQLGRWTEALQTYREVAAARAQALGAEHPDTLAARYEVGISLGRLGRSAEALALYRDLVDARTSAQGARDPETLRARHGLGVNLGRLGRWEEALAEARSVAAVREQVLGADHPDTLVSRREIAVALGWLGRWADALTVYRQVADARERVLGADHLDALASRNDEAQCLDQLGRPAEAVALYRRVAALRQRRGTPER, from the coding sequence ATGGCGGAAAGCAGGCTGATCCAGGGCCGTTACCGGCTGCTCGACCTGATCGGGCGCGGCGGCATGGGCGAGGTGTGGCGGGCGCGCGACGAGTCCCTGGGGCGGCAGGTGGCCGTCAAGTGCCTCAAGCCCATGGGGCCGCAGCACGACCCGTCCTTCATGAGGGTGCTGCGCGAGCGCTTCCGGCGCGAGGCGCGGGTGGCCGCCGCCCTCCAGCACCGCGGCATCACGGTCGTCCACGACTTCGGCGAGGACGACGGCATCCTCTACCTCGTCATGGAGCTGCTGAACGGGCGCAACCTGAGCCAGTTGCTGGAGGACAACCGGCACCACCCGCTGCCCCTGCCCGACTTCGCCGACATCGCCGAGCAGGTCGCCGCGGCCCTCGCCTACACCCATGAACAGGGCATCGTCCACCGGGACTTGAAGCCCGCCAACATCGTGCGGATCGCCGACGGCACGGTGAAGATCTGTGACTTCGGCATCGCGCGGCTGGGCCACGACATCGGCTTCACCGCCCGGCTCACCGGCACCGGCATCGCGATGGGCACCCCGCACTACATGTCGCCCGAGCAGATCGGCGGCGGCACCGTCGACCACCGCAGCGACCTGTATTCCCTGGGCTGCGTACTGTACGAACTGTCCACCGGCGTCCCGCCGTTCGACCTCGACGACGCCTGGGCGGTACTCGTCGAGCACCGCGACACCGCCCCTGAGCCGTTGCGCACCCACCGGCCGGAGCTGTCCGAGGCGTACGAGCGGATCGTGCTGGACCTGCTCGCCAAGGACCCGGAGGACCGGCCGCGGGACGCCGCCGAACTGGCCAAGCGGCTGGCCTTCGCGCGCGGTGCGCAGGGAAGGGCGCGGGAAGACGGGAAGGGGCCGCCGCCGGGCGTCCGGTCACCCTCACGGTGGACATCCCCGTCGGGCCCGTTGTCACTTTCGGGTGAGACGGGCGGTGCGGGCCGGAGAGCCAACTCGTCGGCGGACAGGGCGGATGGAACGGTCGCAACAGACGGAGCGGGCGGAACGTACGGCGCGGGCGGAACGTACGGCGCGGGCAGGGCGGACGAGGAGCAGAGGGCGGACGAGGAGGAGAAGGCGGACGTCGCCGTCTCCCGTCCGTCGGGGCGCCGCCCGGGGCCGCCCGCGGCCACCGTCCTGGACCCCGCCGCGTCCGCCGCCCCACGGGACTTCGACGGCGCCGCCCCCTCACCGCCCGGCGCCGTACGCCGCCGCCTGCCCACCTGGACGCGCGGAATGACCACCGGGTCCGCGGCGGGCGGCCCTCGTCCGCCGGGCGCCTCCCCGCCCGGCCGCGCCGCCGAGCTCACCGACTTCTGGACCGGCGGCCCCCCGCCGCCCGCCGGAACCGACGCCTCCCCGGCCGAGGACTCCCGGCGGCCGGCCCCCTCGCCCGAACACCTCGCCGTCCTGGCGGGCCGCCACAACGCGGGTCTGAGTCTGGGCCGGCTCGGCCGCTGGGAGGAGGCGGGGGCGGTACACCGCGCGGTCGCCGCGGAACGCGAGTACGCGCTCGGCCCGGACCACCCCGACACCCTCGCCAGCCACTTCGAAGTGGCCTTCACCCTCAGCCGGTCGGGCCGCGCGGCGGACGCGCTGCGCCTGTACGAGAGGGTCGCCGCCGGCCGGGAACGCGTCCTGGGCGCCGACCACGGCGACACGCTCGCCGCCCGCCAGGAGACGGCGTACGCCCTCGGCCGGCTCGGCCGCCACTTCGAGGCCCACCAGGTGTACGTGTCCGTACTCGCCGCCCGCGAGCGCACCATGGGCCCCGACCACCCGGACACCCTGCGCTGCCGTCACAACCTCGCCTTCAACCTCAGCCGTCTGGGGCGGCTGGAGGACTCCTACCGGATGGCGTGCGACGTGGCGGGAGCACGCGCCCGGGTGCTCGGCTCCCAGCACCCCGACACGCTGGTCACACGGTACGAAGTGGCGTACGTGCTCGGCCAGTTAGGGCGCTGGACGGAGGCGCTGCAGACCTACCGCGAGGTCGCCGCGGCCCGTGCGCAGGCGCTGGGGGCCGAGCACCCGGACACCCTCGCCGCGCGGTACGAGGTCGGCATCAGCCTGGGCAGGCTGGGCCGCAGCGCCGAGGCGCTGGCCCTCTACCGGGATCTCGTGGACGCCCGCACCAGCGCCCAGGGGGCACGGGACCCGGAGACGCTGCGGGCCCGGCACGGCCTCGGCGTCAACCTCGGCCGCCTGGGGCGGTGGGAGGAGGCGCTGGCCGAGGCCCGGTCGGTCGCCGCCGTACGCGAGCAGGTGCTCGGTGCCGATCACCCCGACACCCTGGTCAGCCGCCGGGAGATCGCCGTCGCGCTGGGCTGGCTGGGCCGCTGGGCCGACGCCCTGACCGTCTACCGCCAGGTCGCCGACGCCCGCGAACGCGTCCTGGGCGCCGACCACCTCGACGCCCTCGCCAGCCGCAACGACGAGGCCCAGTGCCTGGACCAGCTCGGGCGCCCGGCCGAGGCGGTGGCGCTCTACCGCCGGGTCGCCGCCCTGCGGCAGCGCCGCGGAACACCGGAACGCTAA
- a CDS encoding penicillin acylase family protein, which yields MRNRLRKLALAGVVLLTAAAPLPSGAAAAEARTRTHPSADGLSAEIRYTEYGIPHIVAEDYPDLGFGEGWAQAADQVCTLAEGFVTLRGERSRYFGATGAADPALSSATTNLAGDLYFKGVRESGTVEKLLRQPAPAGPGHEVQELMRGWVAGYNAWLRHNRVTDPACAGKDWVRPVTRLDVAMRGYALAVLGGQGRAVDGITAAQPPAGSATSGPATSGPTTSGPAAPGRTTGSRAAVAAARALFPQDGADMGSNAVAFQGSTTADGRGLLLGNPHYPWSGGRRFWQSQVTIPGELNAAGASLLGSSTISIGHNARVAWSHTVATGVPFSLHRLTPDPADPTAYLVDGRSEPMKKRTVTVPVQDGTTVTRTQWWTRYGPVLTSLGQLKLPWSRSEVYAVNDPNAVNMRSGDTSLAFSKADGVAGIERALRRTQGLPWTNTVAADAAGHTLYTQAQVLPRGTDDLARRCSTPLGAATYPATGLAVLDGSRSDCAFGSDPDAVQPGIFGPSAVPTLKDAPYAENSNDSAWLSNADRPLTGYPRIFGDIGTPRSLRTRGALEDVSAMAARGRLTVADLQRQQFANRAPAGGLAAADTAAACSALPGGTAPDSGGRPVDVREACEVIGHWDRTVRTDSEGALLFDRFWRKLTAKVPPAERWKTPFDPADPVHTPRTLNTAAPGFTTALADAVAELCAAGIPLDAPLGEHQFVVRNGKRIPVPGGTEALGIWNKTEGLWDPAGGGYREVVHGSSYIQAVGFDGSRCPVARTLLTYSQSSNPLSPHYSDQTELYSAGRMIRERFCEKDILASPELRVVRVHDGR from the coding sequence ATGCGCAACCGTCTGAGAAAGCTCGCACTCGCCGGGGTGGTGCTGCTGACCGCCGCGGCCCCGCTGCCGTCGGGCGCGGCGGCGGCCGAGGCCCGTACCCGTACGCACCCGTCCGCCGACGGCCTGTCCGCCGAGATCCGCTACACCGAGTACGGGATCCCGCACATCGTCGCCGAGGACTACCCGGACCTCGGCTTCGGCGAGGGCTGGGCCCAGGCCGCCGACCAGGTCTGCACCCTGGCCGAGGGCTTCGTGACGCTGCGCGGCGAGCGCTCCCGGTACTTCGGCGCGACCGGTGCCGCCGACCCCGCCCTGTCCTCCGCGACCACCAATCTCGCCGGCGACCTGTACTTCAAGGGCGTACGCGAGTCCGGCACCGTAGAGAAACTGCTGCGGCAGCCCGCGCCCGCCGGGCCGGGACACGAGGTCCAGGAGCTGATGCGCGGCTGGGTGGCCGGGTACAACGCCTGGCTGCGGCACAACCGCGTCACCGATCCCGCCTGTGCGGGCAAGGACTGGGTACGGCCGGTGACCCGGCTCGACGTGGCGATGCGCGGGTATGCGCTCGCGGTTCTCGGCGGCCAGGGCCGTGCGGTCGACGGCATCACCGCGGCCCAGCCGCCCGCCGGTTCCGCCACTTCCGGGCCCGCCACTTCCGGGCCCACCACCTCCGGGCCTGCCGCCCCGGGCCGTACGACCGGAAGCCGCGCCGCCGTCGCCGCCGCCCGCGCGCTCTTCCCTCAGGACGGCGCGGACATGGGCTCCAACGCGGTGGCGTTCCAGGGCTCCACGACGGCCGACGGCCGCGGTCTGCTCCTGGGCAATCCCCACTACCCCTGGTCCGGTGGCCGGCGCTTCTGGCAGTCGCAGGTCACCATCCCCGGCGAGCTGAACGCGGCGGGCGCCTCCCTCCTGGGTTCCTCCACCATTTCCATCGGCCACAACGCCCGTGTCGCATGGAGCCACACCGTGGCCACCGGCGTGCCGTTCAGCCTCCACCGGCTCACCCCGGACCCCGCCGACCCGACCGCCTACCTCGTGGACGGCAGGTCCGAGCCCATGAAGAAGCGGACCGTCACCGTCCCGGTGCAGGACGGCACCACGGTCACCCGTACGCAGTGGTGGACGCGTTACGGGCCCGTGCTGACCTCTCTGGGGCAGCTCAAGCTGCCCTGGAGCCGGTCCGAGGTGTACGCCGTCAACGACCCCAACGCGGTCAACATGCGCTCCGGTGACACCTCCCTGGCCTTCAGCAAGGCCGACGGCGTGGCCGGCATCGAGCGCGCGCTGCGCCGTACGCAGGGGCTGCCGTGGACGAACACCGTGGCCGCCGACGCCGCCGGGCACACCCTCTACACCCAGGCGCAGGTGCTGCCCCGGGGCACCGACGACCTCGCGCGGCGCTGCTCCACGCCGCTGGGCGCCGCCACCTACCCGGCCACGGGTCTGGCGGTCCTGGACGGCTCACGGTCCGACTGCGCCTTCGGCAGCGACCCGGACGCCGTTCAGCCGGGCATCTTCGGCCCGTCCGCGGTGCCCACGCTCAAGGACGCCCCGTATGCCGAGAACTCCAACGACAGTGCCTGGCTGTCCAACGCCGACCGGCCGCTCACCGGATACCCGCGCATCTTCGGGGACATCGGTACGCCGCGCTCGCTGCGTACCCGCGGCGCCTTGGAAGACGTCTCGGCGATGGCCGCCCGGGGCCGGCTCACCGTGGCGGACCTGCAACGACAGCAGTTCGCCAACCGGGCGCCGGCCGGTGGTCTGGCCGCCGCGGACACCGCCGCCGCCTGCTCCGCACTGCCCGGCGGCACCGCGCCGGACAGCGGCGGCAGGCCGGTCGACGTCCGGGAAGCGTGTGAGGTCATCGGCCACTGGGACCGGACCGTACGCACCGACAGCGAAGGCGCCCTGCTGTTCGACCGGTTCTGGCGGAAACTGACCGCCAAGGTGCCGCCGGCCGAGCGGTGGAAGACCCCGTTCGACCCGGCCGATCCCGTACACACCCCACGCACCCTGAACACCGCGGCCCCCGGCTTCACCACCGCCCTCGCCGACGCCGTGGCCGAACTGTGCGCCGCGGGCATCCCGCTCGACGCTCCCCTGGGAGAGCACCAGTTCGTCGTACGGAACGGCAAGCGGATCCCCGTCCCCGGCGGCACCGAGGCGCTCGGGATCTGGAACAAGACCGAGGGCCTGTGGGATCCGGCGGGCGGTGGATACCGCGAGGTGGTCCACGGCTCCAGCTACATCCAGGCGGTCGGGTTCGACGGCAGCCGCTGCCCGGTGGCCCGTACGCTGCTGACCTACTCGCAGTCCTCCAACCCGCTCTCCCCGCACTACAGCGACCAGACCGAGCTGTACTCGGCCGGCCGTATGATCCGCGAGCGGTTCTGCGAGAAGGACATCCTGGCCTCACCGGAGCTGAGGGTGGTACGCGTCCACGACGGCCGCTGA
- a CDS encoding acyl-CoA dehydrogenase family protein has protein sequence MHLAYTPEQQRLRAELRAYFAGLSPDDPHTDPADPTGPTDTDEPDDPAARKRSYRRIIRRLGADGWLGVGWPKEYGGRGLSPMEQFIFFDEAAQAGIPLPLMALNTVGPTIMRFGTDEQKNHFLPGILSGEIDFAIGYSEPDAGTDLAALKTRAVREGDETTGHYTVNGQKIWTTNGDTADWVWLAVRTDPQAPPHKGITLLLVPTTDPGYSCTLINTLASHDTTASYYENIRVPASHRVGEENQGWRIITNQLNHERVTLAAHGTTAVRALHDVRRWAAGAKLADGRRVIDLGWVRGRLARTHTRLEAMKLLNWQMVDALQHGTLTPHDASAVKVYGSEARRDAYAWLMEVAGAAGPLKEGSAGAILHGELERAYRAAVIFTFGGGNNEIQREIISWIGLGMPRVRR, from the coding sequence GTGCACCTCGCATACACGCCCGAGCAGCAGCGGCTGCGCGCCGAACTGCGCGCCTACTTCGCCGGCCTGTCGCCGGACGACCCCCACACCGATCCCGCCGATCCCACCGGCCCCACAGATACCGACGAACCCGACGACCCCGCCGCGCGCAAACGTTCCTACCGCCGGATCATCCGCCGCCTGGGCGCCGACGGCTGGCTGGGAGTCGGCTGGCCCAAGGAGTACGGGGGCCGGGGGCTGTCCCCCATGGAGCAGTTCATCTTCTTCGACGAGGCGGCACAGGCGGGCATACCGCTGCCGCTGATGGCGCTGAACACGGTCGGTCCCACGATCATGCGGTTCGGCACGGACGAGCAGAAGAACCACTTCCTGCCCGGAATCCTCTCCGGCGAGATCGACTTCGCGATCGGATACAGCGAACCGGACGCCGGTACGGACCTGGCGGCCCTCAAGACCCGCGCCGTGCGCGAGGGCGACGAGACCACCGGCCATTACACGGTCAACGGCCAGAAGATCTGGACGACCAACGGCGACACCGCCGACTGGGTCTGGCTCGCCGTCCGCACCGACCCTCAGGCGCCGCCCCACAAGGGCATCACCCTGCTCCTCGTCCCGACCACCGACCCCGGCTACTCCTGCACCCTCATCAACACCCTCGCCTCCCACGACACCACCGCCAGCTACTACGAGAACATCCGCGTCCCCGCGTCCCACCGCGTCGGGGAGGAGAACCAGGGCTGGCGGATCATCACCAACCAGCTCAACCACGAACGCGTCACCCTCGCCGCCCACGGCACCACCGCCGTCCGGGCCCTGCACGACGTCCGGCGCTGGGCGGCCGGGGCCAAGCTCGCCGACGGCCGCCGCGTCATCGACCTGGGCTGGGTACGCGGCCGGCTGGCCCGTACCCACACCCGCCTGGAGGCCATGAAGCTCCTCAACTGGCAGATGGTGGACGCCCTCCAGCACGGCACGCTCACCCCGCACGACGCCTCCGCGGTGAAGGTGTACGGGTCGGAGGCCCGGCGTGACGCGTACGCCTGGCTGATGGAGGTGGCGGGCGCGGCCGGCCCGCTGAAGGAGGGATCGGCCGGCGCGATACTCCACGGCGAACTGGAACGCGCCTACCGCGCGGCCGTCATCTTCACCTTCGGCGGCGGCAACAACGAGATCCAGCGCGAGATCATCTCCTGGATCGGCCTCGGAATGCCGCGGGTACGCCGCTGA
- a CDS encoding nitronate monooxygenase, translating to MQTELSNALGIEHAVFGFTPFPAVAAAITRAGGLGVLGAVRYTAPDDLARDLEWMTRHTDGLPYGLDVVMPAKKVEGVTEADVEAMIPPEHRRFVQDVLARYGVPPLREGEASGWRITGWMEQVARGQLDVAFDHPVRLLASALGPPPADVVRRAHDRGVLLAALAGSPHHARRHKDAGIDIVVAQGYEAGGHTGEIATMVLTPEVVRAVHPLPVLAAGGIGTGEQIAAGLALGAQGVWLGSIWLTTTEASLHSRALTRKLLAAGPGDTVRSRALSGKPARQLRTAWTDAWDDPAGPGPLPMPLQGLLVADALSRIQKYEVEPLLGTPVGQIVGRMNSERGVREVFDDLTRGFEAAVDRVNRIAGRG from the coding sequence ATGCAGACGGAGCTGAGCAACGCGCTGGGCATCGAGCACGCCGTCTTCGGGTTCACGCCGTTCCCCGCCGTGGCCGCCGCGATCACCCGGGCCGGCGGCCTGGGCGTCCTGGGCGCCGTCCGCTACACCGCCCCGGACGATCTCGCCCGGGACCTGGAGTGGATGACCCGGCACACCGACGGACTGCCGTACGGACTCGACGTCGTCATGCCCGCCAAGAAGGTGGAGGGCGTCACGGAAGCCGACGTCGAGGCGATGATCCCGCCGGAGCACCGCCGTTTCGTCCAGGACGTCCTGGCCCGGTACGGCGTTCCCCCGCTGCGCGAGGGCGAGGCGTCCGGCTGGCGTATCACCGGCTGGATGGAGCAGGTCGCGCGCGGCCAACTGGACGTGGCCTTCGACCACCCGGTCAGGCTGCTGGCCAGCGCGCTCGGCCCGCCGCCCGCCGATGTCGTACGACGGGCCCACGACCGTGGCGTCCTCCTCGCCGCGCTGGCCGGCAGCCCGCACCACGCCCGGCGCCACAAGGACGCCGGGATCGACATCGTCGTCGCCCAGGGCTACGAGGCCGGCGGCCACACCGGCGAGATCGCCACGATGGTGCTGACCCCGGAAGTCGTACGGGCCGTGCACCCGCTGCCCGTCCTGGCCGCCGGCGGCATCGGCACCGGGGAACAGATCGCCGCCGGGCTGGCCCTGGGCGCGCAGGGTGTCTGGCTCGGCTCCATCTGGCTGACCACCACCGAAGCCTCGCTGCACTCCCGTGCCCTGACCCGCAAACTCCTGGCGGCGGGGCCGGGCGACACCGTCCGCTCGCGCGCGCTGAGCGGCAAGCCCGCCCGCCAGTTGCGCACCGCGTGGACCGACGCCTGGGACGACCCGGCCGGCCCCGGCCCGCTGCCCATGCCGCTCCAGGGGCTGCTGGTCGCCGACGCCCTCTCCCGCATCCAGAAGTACGAGGTCGAGCCGCTGCTGGGTACGCCGGTCGGCCAGATCGTCGGCCGGATGAACTCCGAGCGCGGTGTACGGGAGGTCTTCGACGACCTGACCCGCGGCTTCGAGGCCGCCGTCGACCGCGTCAACCGCATCGCCGGGCGCGGCTGA
- a CDS encoding NAD(P)/FAD-dependent oxidoreductase: protein MRDEITVIGGGTAGLVAAIACAEAGARVTLHEAHATLGGRARATAAPHVAHEGPHVFYADGPHWSWLADRGLTGRLCRPPVRDALRFSFVRGGRLTPRPPAGLVRMMAAGLFREAPVEEDFHTWATRHFGEPAARAAANAIAVVTYDADTGRLSAAFVWRLFRRVFAPRPPAVRWVAGGWQAVIGRLEIRARQLGVRVEPSSRITELPGHPTIVATELSAARALLGDESLRWESGHCVLLDLAVTTDPAARGAAVKGSAAKSLGIKGLGTKGLRLKNPAPRSPRDRFIAFDLDTGGFHESYSMQDPSTAPPGESLFQLDMPVRAGESTAQARRRLEALADLTVPGWRERVTWQRGGTARGRTGALDLPGTTWRDRPAVERGDGVFLAGDMVAAPGMRGEISINSALRAAAGAVRAAKGRGRAVSA from the coding sequence ATGCGAGACGAGATCACGGTGATCGGCGGCGGAACGGCCGGGCTGGTGGCCGCCATCGCCTGCGCGGAGGCAGGGGCGCGGGTGACGCTCCACGAGGCGCACGCGACCCTGGGCGGACGGGCCCGGGCCACGGCCGCACCCCACGTCGCCCACGAAGGCCCCCATGTCTTCTACGCCGACGGGCCGCACTGGTCCTGGCTGGCCGACCGCGGCCTGACCGGGCGCCTGTGCCGGCCGCCGGTCCGGGACGCGCTGCGGTTCTCCTTCGTACGCGGCGGGCGCCTCACCCCGCGCCCGCCGGCCGGGCTCGTGCGGATGATGGCCGCCGGCCTCTTCCGCGAAGCCCCGGTCGAGGAGGACTTCCACACGTGGGCGACGCGGCACTTCGGGGAGCCGGCGGCGCGGGCCGCCGCCAACGCCATCGCCGTGGTGACGTACGACGCGGACACCGGGCGGCTGTCGGCGGCCTTCGTATGGAGGCTGTTCCGCCGGGTCTTCGCGCCCAGGCCGCCGGCGGTGCGGTGGGTGGCGGGCGGCTGGCAGGCGGTCATCGGCCGACTGGAGATCCGCGCCCGGCAGCTCGGCGTACGTGTCGAACCGAGCTCCCGGATCACCGAGTTGCCCGGCCATCCGACGATCGTGGCCACCGAACTCTCCGCCGCCCGGGCTCTGTTGGGCGATGAGTCGCTGCGCTGGGAGAGCGGCCACTGCGTCCTGCTGGACCTGGCGGTGACCACGGACCCGGCAGCCAGGGGCGCAGCAGTCAAGGGCTCGGCGGCCAAGAGCTTGGGGATCAAGGGTCTGGGGACCAAGGGCTTGCGGCTCAAGAACCCGGCACCCAGGAGTCCGCGTGACCGCTTCATCGCCTTCGACCTGGACACGGGCGGCTTCCATGAGAGCTACTCGATGCAGGACCCGAGCACCGCGCCGCCCGGGGAGTCGCTGTTCCAGCTCGACATGCCGGTACGGGCCGGGGAGTCCACGGCACAGGCCCGGCGGCGGCTGGAGGCGCTGGCCGATCTCACCGTCCCCGGCTGGCGGGAGCGGGTGACCTGGCAGCGCGGCGGCACGGCCCGCGGCCGGACCGGTGCGCTCGACCTGCCCGGCACCACCTGGCGTGACCGGCCCGCCGTCGAGCGGGGGGACGGCGTCTTCCTGGCCGGTGACATGGTGGCGGCACCCGGGATGCGGGGCGAGATTTCCATCAACAGCGCCTTGCGGGCCGCGGCGGGTGCCGTACGGGCGGCAAAGGGGCGCGGCCGGGCCGTATCAGCCTGA
- a CDS encoding selenium-binding family protein, with protein MTATEQTHEPGPDDVYGAEDEYVVEHGAEHGHGHEGDPTLYRTPADAVAAPPEKLAYVVGFDRSAQLPDTLFTLDTDPGSPSYGRVLSATDVPGTGDELHHFGWNACSSALAHAGHHHPRRRYLIAPGLRSSRLHVFDTHPDPARPRLLKVITPEELAAGSGYSRPHTLHCGPDGVFLSCLGGADGADGPGGVALLDHESFEVLRPWETERGPQHLAYDIWWHLRHGIAVTSEWGTPSMIEDGLDAELLLAHKYGHALHFWELETGRHLQRVDLGAEHQMVLELRPAHDPEAAWGFAGVVLSTQDLSASVWLWHKSADGDGRGGTFSVRKVITIPAEPAEESHLPPLLRPFGAVPPLITDINLSVDDRWLYVSAWGTGELLQYDVGDPFRPRRTASVRLGGITGRVPHPSAPEVPLTGGPQMVELSRDGRRVYLTNSLYGAWDDQFYPQGIQPWLVKLDADTVHGGLAVDGRFFPHGEEFRGRRVHQTRLHGGDASSDSYCYR; from the coding sequence ATGACAGCGACGGAACAGACCCACGAGCCCGGACCCGACGACGTGTACGGGGCCGAGGACGAGTACGTGGTGGAACACGGAGCCGAGCACGGCCACGGTCACGAGGGCGACCCCACCCTCTACCGCACCCCGGCCGACGCCGTCGCCGCCCCTCCCGAAAAGCTCGCCTACGTCGTGGGCTTCGACCGCTCCGCACAGCTCCCGGACACGCTCTTCACCCTCGACACCGACCCCGGGTCCCCCTCCTACGGCCGCGTGCTGAGCGCCACCGACGTCCCGGGAACCGGCGACGAACTGCACCACTTCGGATGGAACGCCTGCTCCAGCGCGCTCGCCCACGCCGGTCACCACCACCCCCGGCGGCGCTACCTGATCGCGCCCGGACTGCGCTCCTCCCGCCTGCACGTCTTCGACACCCACCCCGATCCGGCCCGCCCACGCCTCCTGAAGGTCATCACACCCGAGGAGCTGGCCGCCGGGTCCGGCTACTCGCGCCCGCACACCCTCCACTGCGGCCCGGACGGCGTCTTCCTCTCCTGCCTGGGCGGCGCCGACGGGGCCGACGGGCCCGGCGGCGTCGCCCTGCTGGACCACGAGAGCTTCGAGGTGCTACGCCCCTGGGAGACCGAGCGCGGGCCGCAGCACCTGGCGTACGACATCTGGTGGCACCTGCGCCACGGCATCGCCGTCACCAGCGAGTGGGGCACGCCGTCGATGATCGAGGACGGGCTCGACGCCGAACTGCTGCTGGCCCACAAGTACGGGCATGCGCTGCACTTCTGGGAGCTGGAGACGGGCCGGCATCTCCAGCGCGTCGACCTGGGGGCCGAGCACCAGATGGTGCTGGAACTACGCCCCGCCCACGACCCGGAGGCCGCCTGGGGATTCGCCGGTGTCGTCCTCAGTACGCAGGACCTGTCGGCATCGGTGTGGCTGTGGCACAAGAGCGCGGACGGCGACGGGCGCGGCGGCACGTTCTCCGTACGGAAAGTGATCACGATACCCGCCGAGCCCGCCGAGGAGTCGCATCTCCCCCCGCTCCTGCGCCCGTTCGGTGCCGTGCCCCCGCTGATCACCGACATCAATCTGTCCGTGGACGACCGTTGGCTGTACGTGTCGGCATGGGGCACCGGCGAACTGCTCCAGTACGACGTCGGCGACCCCTTCCGCCCCCGCCGCACCGCCTCGGTCCGCCTGGGCGGCATCACCGGCCGCGTACCGCACCCCTCGGCGCCGGAGGTACCGCTGACCGGCGGCCCGCAGATGGTGGAACTCAGCCGCGACGGGCGGCGGGTGTATCTGACCAACTCCCTGTACGGGGCGTGGGACGACCAGTTCTACCCGCAGGGCATCCAGCCGTGGCTGGTCAAGCTCGACGCGGACACCGTCCACGGCGGCCTGGCGGTCGACGGGCGCTTCTTCCCGCACGGCGAGGAATTCCGCGGCCGTCGCGTCCACCAGACCCGCCTCCACGGCGGCGACGCCTCCTCCGACTCCTACTGCTACCGCTGA